The Caulifigura coniformis genome includes a region encoding these proteins:
- a CDS encoding DUF1501 domain-containing protein, giving the protein MLTFTGDGRAHTCNGVTRRDFLQVGSLGAAGLSLPQYLQAKEQGQLKRPGDDRSCIMIFNLGAPSQLDTFDMKPDAPAEVRGPFQPISTRSGEFQLSEILPRHAEVADRFSIVRSCHHTSAAVHDAGWQVMQTGRIFSGGVNTPHAGSVVSFLKGRKTDLPPFVLLPEPMGRGGGNLPNGQAGGFLGKAQDPFALMADPSLKNFKVPDLLPPPDMATVRLDRRRKMRSIVDDAVKQFEASESAALLDSNFQAAFRLMTSTQAREAFDLSQEPTDVRERYGMNRFGQCCLLSRRLIESGVRFVTINTFLTVFDEITWDIHGSKPFTSIAGMRDIVAPMYDQAYSALISDLDQRGMLDSTLVCNLAEFGRTPRVNPAGGRDHWPQCYSVYFAGGGVKGGRVIGASDPIAAVPADRPVQPGDIMATIFHSLGLDPEGTLPGPNGRPFPLVDSQFHPIHELFA; this is encoded by the coding sequence ATGCTGACCTTCACTGGCGATGGCCGCGCCCATACCTGCAACGGCGTCACCCGCCGCGATTTCCTCCAGGTTGGCTCACTCGGGGCCGCCGGGCTGTCGCTCCCTCAGTACCTGCAGGCGAAGGAACAGGGCCAGTTGAAGAGGCCGGGCGACGACCGCTCGTGCATCATGATCTTCAACCTCGGCGCGCCCAGCCAGCTCGACACCTTCGACATGAAGCCCGACGCCCCTGCCGAAGTCCGCGGACCGTTCCAGCCGATTTCAACCAGGTCAGGCGAGTTCCAGCTCTCCGAGATCCTCCCGAGGCACGCCGAGGTCGCGGACCGGTTTTCCATCGTCCGCTCGTGTCATCACACGAGCGCCGCCGTGCACGACGCCGGCTGGCAGGTGATGCAGACGGGACGCATCTTCTCGGGAGGAGTCAACACTCCGCACGCCGGCTCGGTCGTCAGCTTCCTCAAAGGACGAAAGACCGACCTCCCTCCGTTCGTCCTGCTTCCCGAGCCGATGGGACGCGGCGGCGGCAACCTCCCGAACGGTCAGGCTGGCGGATTTCTCGGCAAGGCTCAGGACCCCTTCGCCCTGATGGCCGATCCCTCGCTGAAGAACTTCAAGGTTCCCGACCTCCTCCCCCCGCCCGACATGGCAACGGTCCGGCTCGATCGCCGCCGCAAGATGCGGTCGATCGTCGATGACGCCGTCAAGCAGTTCGAGGCCTCGGAAAGCGCCGCGCTCCTCGACAGCAACTTCCAGGCGGCATTCCGCCTGATGACGAGCACCCAGGCCCGCGAGGCGTTCGACCTGTCCCAGGAACCGACCGACGTCCGCGAACGCTATGGCATGAACCGCTTCGGGCAATGCTGCCTGCTCTCGCGACGACTCATCGAATCAGGAGTGCGGTTCGTCACGATCAACACCTTCCTCACCGTCTTCGATGAGATCACCTGGGACATTCACGGCTCGAAGCCCTTCACCTCGATCGCCGGCATGCGCGACATCGTCGCCCCGATGTACGACCAGGCCTATTCCGCCCTGATCAGCGACCTCGACCAGCGTGGCATGCTCGATTCAACGCTCGTCTGCAATCTCGCAGAGTTTGGACGCACCCCGCGCGTGAACCCCGCCGGCGGTCGCGACCACTGGCCGCAGTGCTACTCGGTCTACTTTGCGGGCGGCGGCGTGAAAGGGGGCCGCGTCATCGGCGCGAGCGATCCGATTGCGGCCGTGCCTGCCGATCGCCCGGTTCAACCCGGCGACATCATGGCCACGATCTTCCACAGCCTCGGGCTCGACCCCGAAGGAACACTGCCCGGCCCCAACGGACGCCCCTTCCCGCTGGTCGACAGCCAGTTCCACCCGATACACGAACTGTTCGCCTGA